From a single Canis aureus isolate CA01 chromosome 5, VMU_Caureus_v.1.0, whole genome shotgun sequence genomic region:
- the GOT2 gene encoding aspartate aminotransferase, mitochondrial translates to MALLHSGRVLSGVAAAFHPGLAGAASARASSWWTHVEMGPPDPILGVTEAFKRDTNSKKMNLGVGAYRDDNGKPYVLPSVRKAEAQIAAKNLDKEYLPIAGLAEFCKASAELALGENNEVLKSSRYVTVQTISGTGALRIGASFLQRFFKFSQDVFLPKPSWGNHTPIFRDAGMQLHGYRYYDPKTCGFDFTGAIEDISKMPQQSVLLLHACAHNPTGVDPRPEQWKEIATVVKKNNLFAFFDMAYQGFASGDGNKDAWAVRHFIEQGINVCLCQSYAKNMGLYGERVGAFTVVCKDADEAKRVESQLKILIRPMYSNPPINGARIASTILTSPDLRKQWLQEVKGMADRIISMRTQLVSNLKKEGSSHNWQHITDQIGMFCFTGLKPEQVERLTKEFSIYMTKDGRISVAGVTSGNVGYLAHAIHQVTK, encoded by the exons ATGGCCCTGTTGCACTCCGGCCGCGTCCTGTCTGGGGTCGccgccgccttccacccaggcctCGCTGGTGCGGCTTCTGCGAGAGCCAG TTCCTGGTGGACCCATGTGGAAATGGGGCCTCCAGACCCCATCCTGGGAGTCACAGAAGCCTTTAAGAGAGACACTAACAGCAAAAAGATGAATCTGGGAGTTGGCGCCTATCGGGATGATAATGGAAAGCCTTATGTGCTCCCTAGTGTCCGGAAG GCAGAGGCCCAGATTGCTGCAAAAAATTTGGACAAAGAATACCTGCCCATTGCTGGACTTGCTGAATTTTGTAAGGCATCTGCAGAACTAGCCCTGGGTGAGAACAATGAAGTGTTGAAAAGTAGCCGG TATGTCACCGTGCAGACCATTTCTGGAACAGGGGCATTGAGGATTGGAGCCAGTTTTCTG CAAAGATTTTTTAAGTTCAGCCAAGATGTCTTTCTGCCCAAACCATCCTGGGGAAACCATACACCAATCTTCAGGGACGCTGGCATGCAGCTACATGGTTATCGATACTATGACCCCAAGACGTGCGGCTTTGATTTCACAGGCGCTATAGAGGACATTTCG AAAATGCCACAGCAAAGTGTTCTTCTCCTGCATGCCTGTGCCCACAATCCCACGGGAGTAGACCCCCGCCCTGAGCAGTGGAAGGAAATAGCAACAGTGGTGAAG aaaaATAATCTCTTTGCATTCTTTGACATGGCCTACCAAGGCTTTGCCAGTGGTGATGGTAACAAGGATGCCTGGGCTGTACGCCACTTCATCGAACAAGGCATTAATGTTTGTCTCTGCCAATCCTATGCCAAGAACATGGGCTTATACG GTGAGCGTGTAGGAGCCTTCACTGTGGTCTGCAAGGATGCTGATGAAGCTAAAAGGGTGGAGTCACAGTTGAAGATCTTGATCCGTCCCATGTATTCCAACCCTCCAATCAATGGGGCCCGAATTGCCTCAACCATCCTGACCAGCCCTGACCTGCGAAAACAATG gtTGCAGGAAGTAAAAGGCATGGCCGACCGCATCATTAGCATGCGTACTCAGCTGGTCTCCAACCTCAAGAAGGAGGGCTCCTCCCACAATTGGCAGCACATCACTGACCAGATTGGCATGTTTTGTTTCACAGGACTAAAGCCTGAACAG GTGGAGAGGCTGACCAAGGAGTTCTCCATCTACATGACAAAGGATGGCCGCATCTCTGTGGCAGGGGTCACATCTGGCAATGTGGGCTACCTTGCCCATGCCATTCACCAGGTTACCAAGTAA